The sequence GGTTTTTTCAACAGAAGAGCCACGTTGCAAGCCGCTTGGAAGCTTCATGGGCGTGACTGCTTGCTTTGGGCTAAATTTAGCCTCGTTAGCTGTTAAAAAGATAGTTGGGTAGTAAGTCAAAAATTTACTCTCCAAGCAAAATTTCAAATTAGAGCTGGTATTTTTGGATATAAATTTAGTAGTCTGTTAAGGTGAGTGTGTAATATTTTGAAATTCACAAAATGGCTTGATTAAATTCGCAATTTTTTATTCAAAAGGTAGGCAAGAGGACTTAATTTTACTTCTCAGGCTCGCAACTGCGTGGCAGACACGAAGTCCATCCCCTTATCTCCCTTTTTAATCCTCCAAATCCCTCGCACATTCAAGGGGCATACACTAGTGCTTTACACTGCATGCGGTCTAAACCCTATCAAATTTTAAAAATTTATGAGCGAGCATATCACACTTCTAAATTTAGTGGTGAATGTTTATGAGTCCTAAAATTAGTAAGTTGCTAAGGTGAGTGAGTAATATTTTAAAATTTGTAAAGATGGTAAAAATTCTATTTTTTTAAAATAAAGACTTTGAATTTTAAAAATTTATATAGTTTTTGGATTAAATTTAAAGTAGCCAGCTGCAATTTTAACAGCCGGCTAAAATTTTAGTTTTTGTGTATGCGAATGTAGCTATTTAGCGCGCCAACATAGGCTTTTGCGCTTGCAATCATAGTATCTATGTCAAGTCCATGGCCTATTACAGCCGTTTTACCCTCAAACTCGACCTTTACATCAACCTTTGCAAGTGCATCCTTGCCTTGAGAAACAGACGCCACTTTATAGTCTTTTAGCGTGCCGCTAATGCCACTAATACGATCAACCACCTTAAATATCGCATCAGCAGTACCATTTCCTAGAGCTGAGTCGCTAATAATCTCATCATTGTGTTTTATACTAATTGAAGCACTCGCAAGGCTTCCGCCGCTACTTTGAAGAAGAGCCGTGATCTCATAAGCTTGTGGAATTTTTGTAATCTCTTCAGCTACAAGAGCCCTAATATCGTCATCAAATATCTCTTTTTTCTTATCAGCTAGCTCTTTAAATTTTTCAAATGCCTTATTAAGAGCATCGCTATCAAGGTCAAATCCAAGGCTAGCAAGCTTATCTTTAAACGCGTGGCGACCACTATGCTTACCTAAAACAAGAGAATTTTTCTCAAGGCCTATGCTCTCGGCGCTAATTATCTCATAGGTCTCTTTATGTTTTAGCACGCCGTCTTGATGTATGCCACTCTCATGAGCAAATGCGTTTTTACCAACGATAGCTTTATTTGGTTGAGGCTCAATGCCTATAATACTAGCGATCAGTCTTGAAGTTGGATAAATTTCTTTTGAGATAATCTCTGTATAAAGTGGAGCAAAGACGTCTTGGCGGGTTTTGATAG comes from Campylobacter concisus and encodes:
- a CDS encoding 2-isopropylmalate synthase, with the translated sequence MDKNKIIIFDTTLRDGEQSPGASMNTAEKLQIALQLERLGVDVMEAGFAAASPGDFDAVNQIAKQASNITVCSLARAVERDIKAAGEALAPAKNKRIHTFIATSPIHMEYKLKMSPDEVIKRAVESIKYAKTFCNDVEFSCEDACRSEMSFLKEICDAAINAGAKTLNIPDTVGYLYPEEITARISEIVKFVGDRAIISVHNHNDLGMATANSLAAIKAGARQVEGTINGIGERAGNAALEEIVMAIKTRQDVFAPLYTEIISKEIYPTSRLIASIIGIEPQPNKAIVGKNAFAHESGIHQDGVLKHKETYEIISAESIGLEKNSLVLGKHSGRHAFKDKLASLGFDLDSDALNKAFEKFKELADKKKEIFDDDIRALVAEEITKIPQAYEITALLQSSGGSLASASISIKHNDEIISDSALGNGTADAIFKVVDRISGISGTLKDYKVASVSQGKDALAKVDVKVEFEGKTAVIGHGLDIDTMIASAKAYVGALNSYIRIHKN